In the genome of Salinigranum halophilum, the window CCGAGCACGAGGCTGCTCACGATTAGCCCGACCGGCGTGGTGAGCGCCGCGAGCGGGTCAGACCGAAGCAGCGCGACGAACTCCTCGACGGCGGCACCGAAACCCTCGAGGACGCCGGAGGTCGATGCATTGGACTCGTCGGGCGTTGTCGCCTCGGCGTCCGAGTCGCTCGGGAGGTCCACCGACGCCTCCGCGGACGCGAGGTTCGTTCCCTCGCCGTCGAACGTCACCTGTGCGAGACCGCTCTCGCCGTCGACGCGAACGACGTACGCCCCCTGCGCGTCGGTTCGTGCCGTTCCGACCCGGTCACCGGCGACGGTGACGACGATTCGCTGGTCGGCGACGGGTCGTCCCGCGGCAGTCAGCGTCCCCGAGAGTGCCGTCACGTTCTCCTGGGTCGTTTCGTCGACCGTCGCCGACAGGGCCGTCGGCGTCTCGGTGACCTGAACTGGTGACTGCGCCACGGCGACGTCGACCGCACGGCCACTCGCAGCCGGGCCCACACTGAGCGACTGTGTCCCCGACCGCGAGTTGGCGGGCAACGAACCCTCGAAGACGAACGAGCCGTTCTCGGTCGTCCGGGCCGTCCCCACGCGCACCCCGTCGACACTGACCGCGAGCGGCAGGCCGGCGACGGGTTCGCCGTCGACCGCGAGCGACCCACGGGCTGTGACAGGCTCACCGAACGACGTCTCGGTGCTCACCGTCTCGAGTTCGACGTCGGCAGTCACCGGTTCGATTCGGACCGGAACGGTCGCACGCGAGTCGTTGTAGACGCTCGTGTTCTGTGGGACGTACCGGACCGTGAGGTTCGACGCGTTCGCAGGTACCACCGTCGGGCGGTAGGTGAGCGAGAACTCACCGTTCGCACTCGTGGTGACCCTCGTCGTCTGCCCCTCCACTTCGAGGCTGATTTCGCGGGGCCCGAGCGGCCCGTCCTCGCTCGCGATAGATCCGGTGAGTTCGAACGGCTCGGTGAACGAGCCTTCCTCGTCCGCGACACGGACGGTGAGCGTCGTCGCCACGAACTCCGCGTTCGAGATCTCTGTCCGGTCCTCGTCGATATCAGTCTGGACGGTCTGGATTCGCTCCCGTGCGTCCCCGAGGTCTGCGCCGGACACCTGTTCGAGTTGTCCGTAACTCCCGTTCAGGCGCTCGGACTGCCGTGCCGCCTCACGACCGAGGTCGACGGCCTCGCGCGCTAGTTGCCGCGCACGCGCCTCGTCTCCGTTCTCCCTCGCCTCCTGGTACGCGTCGACGGTCTCACGGAACTCCTCGACGGTCTGACTGTACTCGCGCTGGGTCTCGCGAGTCTCGGTGAACGTCTCCGTTGCCGAGGTCGCGTTGTCGTCGCCGCGCTCACCAGCGACGTCGCCGTACTTCCCGAGCTGGTCGAGGTACTCGTCGCCCAGCACCGACCGCGCCTGGTCGTACTGTTCCTGACTGAGCTGGACCGAACTCTCCGAGAGCCGTTCGGAGAGACGGCTCCCGAGGACGCGCTGGAGGTCGTCGAGACGGTTCTGGGAGTCGACAGCTTCGGGGTTGCGATGACGAACTGAGCTGTTGTTGTACGAAATCGGTGTCGTCTGCTGTGCGTATTCGGACTCCCCGAGCGACACACGGTGGTCGACGGTCGCAGTCGGGCCCTCGTGTCCGGGAGACACATCCGCAGCACTCGCGATGGGACTCGCGACGAGCGCGAGGGTCACGACAAGGACGAGGAGACCCGTCCGAACCGAGAGCGAGGGCTGCAACACTGTCTCACGTTCACCGCGTGGCGTACATGTAAGTTGTCGTTCAGTCAGCCATCGACGAGGGGTGGGTCAAGAGTCGCAGTGAGAGAGCGAATCGCCCTCGTCACTCGGACTGATGTCCAGATGCGCCAGCGTCTCGTCTGTCGCGGGGTCCGCGCTGATTGTGGTCTGCTCGCCGCTGTCGATGTGGACGACGGAGTCGGAGTACTCGAAAGAGACCACGAGCGATCGAGCCGCGACCGGACCGCCCCCGGACGTCTCTGGCGCGCAGAACGACTCGAGTGCGTCCACGTCGACCGAATCCGACAGGGGTGGGAGCGCCAGCGGCTCACACGATTCGACGTCCGAGACCACGTCCGTAATCGCGACGACGAGTGATTCAACAGAGAGCTGATCGACCGTCTCACTCATTCTACATTACTGTGTGAAGACATAACTCAAATAACATACGGTACACGTGCTTCCACATACCAGATAGAGACCGCCAGCCGTGAGAGACCGCATCATCTAATGCCCCACGGGGGTGAACGGAGTGTAATGCGGCCGACACGGCGGTGGTGGTCGATCGCGGCAGTCGGAGCCGTGTTGCTCGCGATTTCGCTCGTCGGGAATCGGTTCGTCCCACTCGTCGGCGCCAGCGTCCTCGGTGCGTACTGTCTCGTCACGGCCGCGCGCGCGGTGTCGACCATCACGACGGCCGACGACAGTCTCGCGGTCGACGTCGACGCGACTCCCGGCCGTGTCCCAGCAGGGAGTGAGACGACAGTCACAGTCACGGCCACCCTCGACGCCCCGGTCGACCATCCCGTGACGGTCGACTACACGTTCCCGGCCAGTGTCGACGCTGCGCCGCAGTCGCTGACGATCACGCCCGGCGAGCGCCGCGCCCACGCGACCTGTGCACCGTCGTTTCCCGTTGCCGGTCGGTTCTCGTTTCCCGACCTGACCGTGACGTACGAGAGCCCAGACGGACTGTTCACACAGCGCGTCCCGCGCGATGAACAGGTCTCGGTGACCGCCGAGGCGCAGGGCACGGGTGATATCCACGTCGGAGCCGGTGGTGACACTCTCAGAGGGATGTTCGGAAGCCATCAAGAGGAGAGTCAGGGTACGCGTGGTGACGACTTCGCCGACCTCCGGGAGTACCAGCCCACCGACTCGGTGCGGCGAATCGACTGGAAGACGACGGCGAGACTCGACACCCCTCACGTCCGTGAGTACGAGGCCGAACGCGAGCAGCTCACGCGGCTGGTCCTCGACGCGCGCTCGACACTTACAGCGGGAGATTCGGCACGGACGAAACTCGACTACCTCCGGGAGGTCGCACTCAGCATCCTCCGCAATACGGAGCGATCTGACGACCCCGTCGCGCTCACGATTGTCGACGACAACGGAATCAGAACGATAACCGACGCAGCGAGCACCGTCGACCACTACCGACGGCTTCGTGAGACACTCCTCGCACTCGGTAGCGAGCAACAGACGCGACACCGGCGTACAGTCACTGCTGAGACGGGCCCCGCCGATGCACAGGCGGCATCCACCCAGCTCACTGCGCGGACCGGTCCGCTCACGACGTTCGAGCTGACGCTGATGCCTTACTTTTCACGGACAGGTAGTTACGTCGCGCAGGTGTCTGCGGACCCACTCTTCACCGCCGTCCAGCAGCACGTCGGCGAGGTATCGAGCGGGACCTGGACGGTCCTCCTCACCGACGACACCGAACGCGGACGGGTCGTCGAGACGATGAAACTCGCTACCCGCGGGAGCCACCGAGCGACTGCGTTCGTTACACCCAGCGTCCTCTTCGAGCCCCGCGG includes:
- a CDS encoding HalOD1 output domain-containing protein; protein product: MSETVDQLSVESLVVAITDVVSDVESCEPLALPPLSDSVDVDALESFCAPETSGGGPVAARSLVVSFEYSDSVVHIDSGEQTTISADPATDETLAHLDISPSDEGDSLSHCDS
- a CDS encoding DUF58 domain-containing protein, with amino-acid sequence MRPTRRWWSIAAVGAVLLAISLVGNRFVPLVGASVLGAYCLVTAARAVSTITTADDSLAVDVDATPGRVPAGSETTVTVTATLDAPVDHPVTVDYTFPASVDAAPQSLTITPGERRAHATCAPSFPVAGRFSFPDLTVTYESPDGLFTQRVPRDEQVSVTAEAQGTGDIHVGAGGDTLRGMFGSHQEESQGTRGDDFADLREYQPTDSVRRIDWKTTARLDTPHVREYEAEREQLTRLVLDARSTLTAGDSARTKLDYLREVALSILRNTERSDDPVALTIVDDNGIRTITDAASTVDHYRRLRETLLALGSEQQTRHRRTVTAETGPADAQAASTQLTARTGPLTTFELTLMPYFSRTGSYVAQVSADPLFTAVQQHVGEVSSGTWTVLLTDDTERGRVVETMKLATRGSHRATAFVTPSVLFEPRGVSDVESAYERLVDFEEFRKRIHRIPRANAYEVAPDGRLRAVLAQGSERGRQQTRRRRSADD
- a CDS encoding DUF4129 domain-containing protein, whose product is MLQPSLSVRTGLLVLVVTLALVASPIASAADVSPGHEGPTATVDHRVSLGESEYAQQTTPISYNNSSVRHRNPEAVDSQNRLDDLQRVLGSRLSERLSESSVQLSQEQYDQARSVLGDEYLDQLGKYGDVAGERGDDNATSATETFTETRETQREYSQTVEEFRETVDAYQEARENGDEARARQLAREAVDLGREAARQSERLNGSYGQLEQVSGADLGDARERIQTVQTDIDEDRTEISNAEFVATTLTVRVADEEGSFTEPFELTGSIASEDGPLGPREISLEVEGQTTRVTTSANGEFSLTYRPTVVPANASNLTVRYVPQNTSVYNDSRATVPVRIEPVTADVELETVSTETSFGEPVTARGSLAVDGEPVAGLPLAVSVDGVRVGTARTTENGSFVFEGSLPANSRSGTQSLSVGPAASGRAVDVAVAQSPVQVTETPTALSATVDETTQENVTALSGTLTAAGRPVADQRIVVTVAGDRVGTARTDAQGAYVVRVDGESGLAQVTFDGEGTNLASAEASVDLPSDSDAEATTPDESNASTSGVLEGFGAAVEEFVALLRSDPLAALTTPVGLIVSSLVLGVVGLGAVGVLRRRRDTTTVTPVGAVDTTVRTTGTGSTEQTVSGPAPRDLLASAMVALEAGTTDDAVIDAYAAARRALTARLVDKRGRTHWQFFDACLAAGTDADLLRTLTEAYEAARYGSDDPSTAVAERAIAAARSLVETDGQATSAAPGDD